A section of the Triticum dicoccoides isolate Atlit2015 ecotype Zavitan chromosome 7A, WEW_v2.0, whole genome shotgun sequence genome encodes:
- the LOC119334403 gene encoding peroxidase P7-like, with amino-acid sequence MASSSVPSWVALALLLLVALAATANGDELSPGYYEKTCPNVQRVVRSVMASSVAAQPRMAPAVLRLFFHDCFINGCDASVLLDATPFSPSEKDVETNASLTGYAVIDDIKSVLEHDCPATVSCADVIALASRDAVALLGGPTWSVPLGRKDSRFAADPESTKNGLPSPHDDLGELIRMFSRLNLDARDMTALSGAHTVGMASCDTYRDRVYGTDRDEEIDPYFAQTTQQTCQGPSGKAPFDVQTPMRFDNAYYKNLIARRGLLSSDQTLYGGGGLQDNLVEMYSADSEAFARDFAKAMMKMGNVPPPQGMPMEVRLKCSMANNY; translated from the exons ATGGCGTCCTCCAGCGTCCCATCTTGGGTTGCACTTGCGCTGCTCCTCTTGGTTGCTCTCGCTGCCACCGCCAATGGCGACGAGCTCTCCCCGGGTTACTACGAGAAGACGTGCCCCAACGTGCAGCGCGTTGTGCGGTCAGTGATGGCGAGCAGCGTCGCCGCCCAGCCGAGGATGGCGCCCGCCGTTCTCCGCCTCTTCTTCCACGACTGCTTCATCAAC GGATGTGATGCTTCGGTTCTCCTCGACGCAACTCCCTTCTCCCCCAGCGAGAAGGATGTGGAGACGAACGCCTCCCTCACCGGCTACGCCGTCATCGACGACATCAAGTCCGTGCTCGAGCATGACTGCCCGGCCaccgtctcctgcgccgacgtcaTCGCCCTCGCGTCCCGTGACGCCGTCGCCCTGCTCGGAGGCCCCACCTGGAGCGTacccctcggccgcaaggactcgcGCTTCGCCGCCGACCCGGAATCGACCAAGAACGGCCTCCCCAGCCCGCACGACGACCTCGGCGAGCTCATCAGAATGTTTTCAAGGCTCAATCTCGACGCTCGTGACATGACCGCACTCTCTGGTGCCCACACCGTCGGGATGGCCAGCTGCGATACCTACAGGGACCGCGTCTACGGCACCGACCGCGATGAAGAGATCGACCCATACTTCGCACAGACCACACAGCAGACGTGCCAGGGTCCTTCTGGTAAGGCGCCGTTTGACGTGCAGACGCCGATGAGGTTCGACAATGCTTACTACAAGAACCTTATCGCGCGGCGCGGTCTCCTTTCCTCAGACCAGACTCTCTACGGCGGTGGAGGTCTGCAAGACAATCTCGTGGAGATGTACAGCGCCGACAGTGAGGCGTTCGCGAGGGACTTCGCCAAGGCCATGATGAAGATGGGAAACGTGCCTCCGCCCCAGGGAATGCCCATGGAGGTGAGGCTTAAGTGCTCCATGGCAAACAACTATTGA